The sequence ACTGGCACAAGGGGCGGGGTTATCACTGTGTGTGATGCTGCTTTCACTGGCCGTGGCGCTCGCGCTCGGGCTTATCAATGCGGTTATCAAACTGTTTGGCCCGCGCTGGTTACGTTGGGTATCGACGGGCTACACCACATTGGTGCGCGGCATTCCTGAATTAGTCATTATGCTACTGCTGTTTTTTGGTGGCGAAATGCTGGTCAATGGTTTTCTCAGCTTACTGGGGCTGGGGCCGGTGCGTTTCAATACCTTTGTCTCTGGCGTGCTGGCTATTGGCATCGTGTTTGGCGCGTATTACACCGAAACCTTCCGTGGGGCATTTCAAACTGTGGATCGCGGTCAGTTAGAGGCGGCGGTGGCATACGGTATGCGCCCTGGTCAAGTGTTTCGCCGTATTATGCTGCCGCAAATGCTTAGCTTTGCCATTCCTGGTATCAATAACAACTGGCTCGGCTTGATGAAAGCTTCAGCACTGATATCCATTCTCGGGCTGGAAGATATGGTGTGGTTGGCTGAGCAGGCGGGGCGAGCGACGCAAAAACCTTTTTTGTTCTACTTCTTAGTGGCAATGATTTATATGGTCATTACCGCGCTGTCCAGTTGGGGTTTTAGCCTGTTGGCGCGGCGCTATGCGCTGTCAACCTCTACTGCGGCGAGGGCGCGCTAATGAATCTGCAAACCATACTGGAAGCCATGCCGACATTTTTGTACAGCGACGGCTCTGATACCACCGGTTTAGCCATGACAGCCAAGTTATTTTTACTGTCCGTGGTGCCCGGGTTATTACTGGCGTTATTGATGGCCATCGGGCAAGCATTTGGCCCACGACCGCTCGCCTGGTTGATTCGCAGTGTGACTTATTTCTTTCGTAGCACGCCGCTCTATCTGCAATTAATGCTGATTTATTATGGTCTTTCGCAGTTTGATATCGTGCAGATGGGATGGCAGGACGACCAACCGTTTTGGCTGCTGTTCCGTGACGCCACTTTCTGCGCTACATTGGCTTTGGTACTCAATACCAGTGCTTATGTCGCGGAGTTATTGGCCGGCATGATGATAACTTTCCCCCGCCAAGAGTGGGTGGCGGGCGAGGCGTTCGGTATGAGTCAATGGCAAATCATTCGCCGTTTGGTACTGCCGGCGACACTGCGCCGTGGCATTCCGGCGCTGAATAATGAAATGGTGTTCTTGCTGCATGCGACCTCCCTCGCCAGTACGGTCACCCTGTTAGATATCACTGGCGTGGCGCGGGCTTTTTATGCGGCTACTTATTCGCCGTTTATCCCATTCCTGATGGCGGCCGCACTTTACTTGCTGTGTACCTTCGTGTTGATTTTTTTGTTTTCGCGCGCAGAGCGGCGTTGGTTGGCCTTTGCCCGCCACGATTGATGTCAGGTGGGCAAGGCCAGTGTCAGGCGCGTTTGATAGCCTGTAATTCCGTGATGGTCACGATTTTATCAACACGGAATTTTTTACTGGTCAGCCAAGTGTCGGCCAGTAACCGGTAGTGTTCCATATTGCGGCACCCAATGCGCACCAGAAAATCAAAGCTACCGCCGACCAGCCAGCAATCCAGCACTTCTGGCGTTTTACGCACTTCTTGCTCGAAGGCCGCTTGAGAATGGCCGTGGTCAGCCAGGGCAATTTGCGCTTGAATCACGAAAGCATGCTCGGGTTCGGGCAACTCAATAATGGCGCTGTAACCCCGAATGATACCGGCGCGCTCCAGCAGCCGAACGCGCTCCAAACAGGGGCGGGCGGTCAAATTGACCTGCTCAGACAGCTTCTGATAAGAGATGCGGCCATCCTGACTCAGGATTTCCAGGATTTTTTTGTCAATTCGGTCAAGCCGAGGTTTCTTTTCCACAGATAGGACGTCCAATGAAAATCAATAATCATAAGTTACCTGAACATGCCCTGGGTGGGCAGCGTCAATTAACCAGTTTTCATTTCGGCCAACCGGGTGTGGGCGAGAAAATTTACCTACAGGCTGGCCTACATGCCGATGAACGACCCGGTATGTTGGTATTACATTATCTTAAAAGATTACTGAGCCAGGCGGAACGGCGCGGAGAAATTCAGAGTGAAATAATTATTGTGCCAATAGCTAACCCTGTCGGTATTGCACAAGTGCTACTTAACAGTGGAATAGGCCGCTTTGATTTGGTCAGTGGGCGCAATTTTAATCGTGA comes from Yersinia canariae and encodes:
- a CDS encoding ABC transporter permease encodes the protein MVADYLPLLAQGAGLSLCVMLLSLAVALALGLINAVIKLFGPRWLRWVSTGYTTLVRGIPELVIMLLLFFGGEMLVNGFLSLLGLGPVRFNTFVSGVLAIGIVFGAYYTETFRGAFQTVDRGQLEAAVAYGMRPGQVFRRIMLPQMLSFAIPGINNNWLGLMKASALISILGLEDMVWLAEQAGRATQKPFLFYFLVAMIYMVITALSSWGFSLLARRYALSTSTAARAR
- a CDS encoding ABC transporter permease — translated: MNLQTILEAMPTFLYSDGSDTTGLAMTAKLFLLSVVPGLLLALLMAIGQAFGPRPLAWLIRSVTYFFRSTPLYLQLMLIYYGLSQFDIVQMGWQDDQPFWLLFRDATFCATLALVLNTSAYVAELLAGMMITFPRQEWVAGEAFGMSQWQIIRRLVLPATLRRGIPALNNEMVFLLHATSLASTVTLLDITGVARAFYAATYSPFIPFLMAAALYLLCTFVLIFLFSRAERRWLAFARHD
- a CDS encoding Lrp/AsnC family transcriptional regulator; the encoded protein is MEKKPRLDRIDKKILEILSQDGRISYQKLSEQVNLTARPCLERVRLLERAGIIRGYSAIIELPEPEHAFVIQAQIALADHGHSQAAFEQEVRKTPEVLDCWLVGGSFDFLVRIGCRNMEHYRLLADTWLTSKKFRVDKIVTITELQAIKRA